A portion of the Gemmatimonas sp. genome contains these proteins:
- the infC gene encoding translation initiation factor IF-3 produces MGVRVSVSSTGVRTIQDSTKRPPRVNRQIRISPVRVIGADGSQLGILEVDAALSMAQELGLDLVEVAAAARPPVVRIMDYGKFKFEQAKQARLAKKKQHVIHLKEVKYRPGIDDHDFDTKTRHARRFLEEGNKVKVTLMFRGRQIAHPELGKAVVERVSQELADLAKVESAPTMEGKSMTMILAPK; encoded by the coding sequence ATCGGGGTCCGCGTTTCTGTTTCTTCTACCGGAGTACGCACTATTCAGGATTCGACGAAGCGTCCGCCACGGGTGAACCGGCAAATCCGGATCAGTCCTGTCCGCGTGATCGGTGCCGATGGCAGCCAGCTGGGAATCCTCGAAGTGGACGCCGCACTGTCCATGGCGCAGGAGCTTGGGCTCGATCTCGTTGAAGTGGCGGCGGCGGCTCGGCCTCCCGTGGTCCGCATCATGGACTACGGCAAGTTCAAGTTCGAACAGGCCAAGCAAGCCCGACTCGCGAAGAAGAAGCAGCACGTGATCCATCTCAAGGAGGTCAAGTACCGCCCTGGGATCGACGATCACGACTTCGACACGAAGACCCGCCATGCGCGGCGCTTCCTCGAAGAGGGCAACAAGGTGAAGGTGACGCTCATGTTCCGCGGCCGTCAGATCGCCCACCCCGAGCTGGGCAAGGCGGTGGTCGAACGGGTCTCGCAGGAACTCGCCGACCTCGCGAAGGTCGAGAGCGCCCCCACCATGGAAGGGAAGTCGATGACGATGATTCTCGCGCCGAAATGA
- the rsmA gene encoding 16S rRNA (adenine(1518)-N(6)/adenine(1519)-N(6))-dimethyltransferase RsmA, which yields MSRPTSGGGRRPRGPGATPRPPSQLPAPRKRFGQHFLHDTRVLDAIADALGDVSQRTVVEIGPGRGALTDRLVERAGRLVAIEVDRDLVQHLRARYSGRANVEIIEGDVLATNLGEVAGGPFVLAGNVPYYITTPIIFHALALPRPDVAVYLVQKEVADRMAAPPGDKIYGALSANLQAFVQVELLRKVPPGSFNPPPAVDSAVVRVTPNDAVVVPRQMEARYRSFVLAAFGLRRKQLLRVVRTVGALDAERALAVVHAAGLDPAARPETLGPAQFSALVQALAASAASNG from the coding sequence GTGAGCCGCCCGACCTCAGGCGGGGGGCGTCGACCACGAGGGCCCGGCGCCACACCGCGTCCGCCCTCGCAGCTGCCCGCGCCCCGGAAGCGATTCGGACAGCATTTCCTGCACGATACAAGGGTGCTCGACGCCATTGCCGACGCGCTCGGCGATGTGTCCCAGCGCACGGTGGTCGAGATCGGTCCCGGCCGAGGCGCGCTCACCGACCGTCTCGTGGAGCGGGCCGGCCGTCTCGTGGCAATCGAGGTGGACCGGGATCTCGTGCAGCACCTGCGTGCCCGGTACAGCGGGCGGGCCAATGTGGAAATCATCGAAGGTGATGTCCTCGCAACGAATCTCGGCGAAGTCGCCGGTGGGCCCTTCGTGCTTGCAGGTAATGTTCCGTATTACATTACCACCCCTATCATATTCCATGCGTTGGCGTTACCTCGTCCCGACGTCGCGGTTTACCTTGTTCAGAAGGAGGTGGCCGACCGCATGGCCGCCCCGCCCGGTGACAAGATCTATGGTGCGCTGAGTGCCAACCTGCAGGCCTTTGTCCAAGTCGAACTGCTGCGCAAAGTGCCGCCGGGGTCGTTCAATCCACCGCCGGCCGTGGACAGTGCCGTGGTGCGGGTGACGCCGAACGACGCCGTGGTTGTCCCGCGTCAAATGGAAGCGCGGTATCGCAGTTTTGTGCTCGCGGCATTCGGCCTGCGGCGCAAGCAGCTGCTTCGCGTGGTTCGGACCGTGGGGGCGCTCGACGCTGAGCGGGCGCTTGCGGTCGTGCACGCGGCGGGGCTTGATCCGGCGGCGCGCCCGGAAACCCTTGGCCCCGCCCAGTTTTCGGCGCTGGTTCAGGCGCTGGCCGCGTCAGCGGCCAGCAACGGCTGA
- a CDS encoding ATP-binding protein, giving the protein MMRQWTLTSELGHIGPVVEAIVAMCHDAGFSPRHCRLNVPVAVTEVLANAMMRGNAGMEERQVLVVVALVADELVVDVTDEGDGFDFELVARTPDDEGWLDREDGRGLFLMRQLMDLVENHRLDAGHRVRLVLRRT; this is encoded by the coding sequence ATGATGCGGCAGTGGACGCTCACGTCCGAGCTCGGCCACATCGGGCCGGTGGTGGAGGCGATCGTCGCCATGTGCCACGACGCCGGGTTCTCGCCGCGGCACTGTCGGCTCAACGTACCGGTCGCCGTAACCGAAGTGCTGGCCAATGCCATGATGCGGGGGAATGCCGGCATGGAGGAGCGACAGGTACTCGTGGTGGTCGCGCTGGTTGCCGACGAGTTGGTGGTTGACGTGACGGATGAGGGTGACGGGTTCGACTTCGAGCTCGTTGCACGCACCCCGGATGACGAGGGGTGGCTCGATCGGGAGGACGGACGGGGGCTGTTTCTCATGCGCCAGCTCATGGATCTGGTCGAGAATCATCGCCTCGACGCCGGACATCGCGTTCGCCTGGTCCTGCGCCGTACATGA
- the rplT gene encoding 50S ribosomal protein L20 has product MPRVKSNVVRLKRKKQILKHAKGAFGGRSKLWKAAKETVERGWRYAYRDRKNKKRDFRRLWIIRINAAARLHDMSYSAFISGLHAAGLEVDRKVLADLAVREPEAFAAIAEQARKALEAKAAA; this is encoded by the coding sequence ATGCCACGCGTCAAGTCCAACGTCGTTCGTCTCAAGCGCAAGAAGCAGATCCTCAAGCACGCCAAGGGCGCCTTCGGTGGCCGCTCGAAGTTGTGGAAGGCCGCCAAGGAAACCGTGGAGCGCGGCTGGCGCTACGCGTACCGCGACCGCAAGAACAAGAAGCGCGACTTCCGCCGTTTGTGGATCATTCGTATCAACGCGGCGGCGCGCCTGCACGACATGTCGTACAGCGCCTTCATCAGTGGCCTGCATGCAGCCGGCCTCGAAGTCGATCGCAAGGTGCTCGCCGATCTCGCCGTGCGTGAGCCCGAGGCGTTCGCCGCAATCGCCGAACAGGCGCGTAAGGCCCTGGAAGCCAAGGCCGCCGCGTAA
- the rpmI gene encoding 50S ribosomal protein L35: MPKMKTHSGAKKRFSVTGSGKVRRLKAYKSHILTKKDAKRKRNLRRPAIVETNGEVKRIKRLILA; the protein is encoded by the coding sequence ATGCCGAAGATGAAGACCCACAGCGGCGCCAAGAAGCGCTTCTCCGTGACGGGATCGGGGAAGGTGCGGCGCCTGAAGGCGTACAAGAGCCACATCCTGACCAAGAAGGACGCCAAGCGGAAGCGCAATCTCCGTCGCCCGGCGATCGTCGAAACGAACGGCGAAGTCAAGCGCATCAAGCGTCTCATCCTGGCCTGA
- a CDS encoding STAS domain-containing protein, whose product MSFALSRTDDTVVVTVEGQLVVTNRQEFKQAVLDAADQGARLVVVDFSHSGYIDSSGLGALVSLSRRLREGGGDLRLVGLNEDLRTLFELTRLDALFPLYATLADALGGR is encoded by the coding sequence ATGAGCTTCGCACTTTCTCGTACAGACGACACCGTGGTGGTCACGGTGGAGGGTCAGCTCGTCGTGACGAACCGGCAGGAGTTCAAGCAGGCCGTCCTCGATGCCGCGGATCAGGGGGCTCGCCTGGTGGTGGTGGACTTCAGCCATTCCGGCTACATCGATAGCTCGGGGCTCGGTGCGCTCGTTTCCCTGAGCCGCCGACTGCGGGAAGGCGGTGGTGACCTGCGGCTGGTCGGGCTCAACGAAGACCTCCGGACGCTCTTCGAACTCACGCGGCTCGACGCCCTCTTTCCGCTGTACGCCACGCTGGCTGACGCACTCGGGGGCCGCTGA
- a CDS encoding redox-sensing transcriptional repressor Rex, translating into MKRIAESTVRRLSMYLRYLEDLDTRGQQTASSDELAHLCGTTPAQVRKDLSFFGSFGKRGLGYPVHELTAHLREILGLQREWRVLIIGAGKIGAALANYRGFRQRGFTVSGVYDNDPAKVGQPWGESIVRPMDALEEDLARLDAPIAVLAIPAEGAQAVVDRLVAAGVRAILNFAPAQITVPAHVNLKSVNMAMELEGLSFALSNPGYLDEGAA; encoded by the coding sequence GTGAAACGCATCGCCGAATCAACCGTCCGCCGGCTCTCGATGTACCTCCGATATCTGGAGGATCTGGATACGCGCGGCCAGCAAACTGCGTCCAGCGACGAACTGGCTCACCTGTGCGGCACCACGCCGGCGCAGGTGCGCAAGGATCTGTCGTTCTTCGGGTCGTTCGGCAAGCGCGGCCTTGGCTACCCCGTGCATGAGCTCACGGCCCACCTGCGGGAGATTCTGGGGCTGCAGCGAGAGTGGCGGGTGCTCATTATCGGCGCCGGCAAGATCGGCGCGGCGCTCGCCAATTACCGCGGCTTCCGTCAGCGTGGATTCACCGTGAGCGGGGTCTATGACAACGACCCGGCCAAAGTGGGACAGCCGTGGGGAGAATCCATCGTGCGCCCCATGGACGCGCTTGAAGAAGACCTGGCCCGCCTCGATGCCCCCATTGCCGTCCTGGCAATCCCGGCCGAGGGCGCGCAAGCCGTTGTCGATCGGCTGGTGGCCGCTGGCGTCCGCGCCATTCTCAACTTTGCGCCGGCGCAGATCACCGTGCCAGCGCACGTGAACCTCAAGAGCGTGAACATGGCGATGGAGTTGGAAGGCCTCTCGTTCGCGCTCTCCAACCCCGGCTACCTCGACGAAGGTGCGGCCTGA
- a CDS encoding SpoIIE family protein phosphatase — translation MTEVAALLAAFREATGREAAIWERREGSVTPSLLGASSAAFGQRTVAGATAWDVATWARSHALHAQLVTTGDSVGWLFVEPGHAADADRLLGRLLPVVRRLTRERDGATRELVERYEEINLLYAIGELLGSSTSVETIADTLLVELATTVGARRAVFLQTDRQLGALVPIATMGLGDRSYAPVPLDHPEHIAVRAFRSGSACTEDGLAAAAGDPILAGQGAPLLAVAITRPSTGVGITGTFAVPTRRGNEGGTIPLGVLVLGGRDHGAPFTAGDRKLAVAVGTQLGTAMHNVSLVRAAVERQQMAREMKLANELQLKLLPNPRVVLPEARAAARVVAAESVGGDFFLLARLDQARTGVLIGDVSGHGYQSALIMALALSAAGIHMQAAFDPSIALEAVQRSLRDELESTEMSISMCYAVIDTRAGELRYANAGHPHAFAMSADGTCTRLGAVTPPLGWCEDTIEESVMTWKPGNRLVFFTDGVVDARNEAGDRLTEEAVLATLVQVPREATPDDILSRVFTHLETHVGHTPLRDDCTVVVVDRP, via the coding sequence ATGACAGAGGTCGCCGCCCTCCTGGCCGCATTCCGCGAGGCCACCGGGCGAGAGGCCGCCATCTGGGAGCGCCGCGAGGGATCCGTGACGCCCTCTCTGCTTGGCGCCTCGTCCGCGGCATTTGGTCAACGCACGGTAGCCGGCGCCACCGCCTGGGATGTCGCCACGTGGGCGCGCTCCCACGCGCTGCACGCGCAGTTGGTGACCACTGGCGACAGTGTCGGATGGCTCTTCGTTGAGCCGGGGCACGCGGCCGACGCCGATCGCCTGCTCGGACGTCTTCTACCCGTGGTGCGGCGCCTCACGCGTGAGCGCGATGGCGCTACGCGCGAGCTCGTTGAGCGGTACGAAGAGATCAATCTGCTGTACGCCATTGGCGAGTTGCTCGGGAGCTCGACCTCCGTCGAGACGATCGCCGACACCCTGCTGGTCGAACTGGCCACCACGGTGGGGGCTAGGCGGGCGGTCTTCCTGCAGACCGATCGGCAACTGGGGGCGCTCGTTCCCATTGCCACCATGGGCCTGGGCGATCGTTCGTATGCGCCGGTGCCCCTCGATCATCCGGAGCACATTGCGGTCCGTGCCTTCCGGTCTGGCAGCGCTTGCACCGAAGACGGGCTGGCGGCCGCCGCCGGCGATCCGATCCTGGCTGGGCAGGGCGCGCCGTTGCTGGCGGTCGCGATTACACGCCCCAGCACCGGCGTGGGCATCACCGGGACCTTCGCCGTGCCGACACGGCGCGGGAACGAAGGCGGCACCATTCCGCTGGGCGTCCTCGTACTGGGCGGACGCGATCACGGGGCGCCGTTCACCGCCGGTGACCGCAAGCTGGCGGTTGCCGTGGGCACGCAGCTGGGCACGGCCATGCACAACGTATCGCTGGTGCGCGCAGCCGTGGAGCGACAGCAGATGGCGCGTGAGATGAAGCTGGCCAACGAGTTGCAGCTCAAGCTCTTGCCAAATCCACGCGTGGTGCTCCCCGAGGCTCGGGCCGCGGCCCGCGTAGTCGCGGCGGAGAGCGTCGGCGGCGATTTCTTCCTGCTGGCGCGTCTCGACCAGGCGCGCACGGGGGTGCTGATCGGCGATGTCTCGGGGCATGGCTACCAGTCGGCTCTCATCATGGCGCTGGCCCTCAGTGCCGCCGGCATTCATATGCAGGCCGCGTTCGATCCCTCGATTGCTCTCGAGGCGGTGCAGCGCAGCCTGCGGGATGAGCTGGAGAGTACCGAGATGTCCATCTCCATGTGCTATGCGGTCATCGACACCCGAGCGGGTGAATTGCGCTACGCCAACGCCGGCCACCCCCATGCGTTCGCCATGAGCGCCGACGGGACATGCACCAGGCTGGGGGCGGTCACGCCGCCGTTGGGCTGGTGCGAGGATACCATTGAAGAGAGCGTCATGACCTGGAAGCCGGGGAACCGGCTGGTGTTCTTCACCGACGGGGTAGTCGACGCGCGCAACGAGGCGGGGGACCGACTCACGGAGGAGGCGGTGCTGGCGACGCTTGTCCAAGTGCCGCGGGAGGCGACCCCGGACGACATCCTCTCACGCGTATTCACCCATCTGGAGACCCACGTGGGCCACACACCGCTGCGCGATGACTGTACGGTAGTCGTGGTGGATCGCCCGTGA
- the pheS gene encoding phenylalanine--tRNA ligase subunit alpha: MIISDYLAQADALAQECRALLDGLEPGTRLDVAKGQLNALKDQRLEALQAALRALPAEDRRTAGAAFNALKSSIQDALDGFAAQMTARGAGAFFDGSMPARLPWRGSLHPVTLVIDEICDIFRELGFTVALGPEAETEWYNFGALNFPPDHPAMELHDTLYLGDDTLLRTHTSPVQVRTLQRFAPPVRVLAPGQVYRRDFFDATHAPAFMQLEGLAVDEGISFVDLKATLAEFARRFYGATRRVRFGPSYFPFVEPGAQMDVEVDLGDGKGLRWVEILGCGMVHPNVLDAAGVDSERFTGWAFGMGPARIAMSRYGVNDIRTLYDSDIRFLEQFAR, translated from the coding sequence GTGATCATCTCCGATTACCTCGCCCAGGCCGACGCCCTCGCGCAGGAGTGCCGCGCGCTGCTCGACGGGCTCGAGCCCGGCACGCGGCTCGACGTCGCCAAGGGCCAGCTCAACGCGCTCAAGGACCAGCGCCTCGAGGCGCTGCAAGCGGCGCTGCGCGCCCTGCCGGCCGAGGATCGGCGGACCGCAGGCGCCGCCTTCAACGCGCTCAAGTCGTCCATTCAGGACGCCCTCGACGGCTTTGCGGCACAAATGACAGCGCGGGGCGCGGGCGCGTTCTTCGACGGATCCATGCCGGCCCGTCTCCCATGGCGCGGATCGCTGCATCCGGTCACGCTGGTCATTGACGAGATTTGCGACATCTTCCGCGAGCTGGGCTTCACCGTGGCCCTCGGCCCCGAAGCCGAAACGGAATGGTACAATTTCGGTGCGCTCAACTTTCCCCCCGACCATCCGGCGATGGAGCTGCACGATACGCTCTATCTTGGGGACGACACCCTGTTGCGCACGCACACGTCGCCCGTGCAGGTGCGGACGTTGCAGCGCTTCGCGCCGCCGGTGCGCGTGCTGGCACCCGGGCAGGTGTATCGCCGCGATTTCTTCGATGCCACTCACGCCCCTGCCTTCATGCAGCTCGAAGGACTCGCCGTTGACGAGGGCATCAGCTTTGTCGATCTCAAGGCGACGCTCGCAGAGTTCGCGCGGCGCTTCTACGGGGCCACGCGGCGTGTGCGCTTTGGCCCGTCGTACTTTCCGTTTGTCGAACCTGGCGCCCAAATGGATGTCGAGGTCGATCTCGGTGACGGCAAGGGGCTGCGTTGGGTGGAAATCCTGGGATGCGGCATGGTGCACCCCAACGTCCTCGATGCGGCCGGGGTGGACAGTGAACGCTTCACCGGGTGGGCATTCGGCATGGGGCCTGCCCGCATCGCCATGTCGCGCTATGGCGTCAACGACATCCGTACGCTGTACGATTCCGACATCCGCTTTCTGGAGCAGTTTGCTCGATGA
- a CDS encoding 3'-5' exonuclease, giving the protein MSAPLPPFGATVAPRPTTLSARAGHLLAAGPLDVVTLMCRVCQVQRLHPEAAERMALALLGGKPEFQRLPSGHWALSAHGSAPGAGASPAAPRLADIAFAVVDVETTGTQAASGDRITEIAIVQVRGGDVAEVFSRLVNPGRPIPPYITALTQISWDMVRDQPPFAEIAPLVMERLAGAVFVAHNAAFDWRFVGEELRRGAGHVLSGPRLCTVRLARKLLPDLPRRSLDHLTRYFGIEIEARHRAAGDALATAHALCRMLRVAEQEGYHTWHDLEQLLAPSSVRRAVSARDRRRRAFPLPASEDNIA; this is encoded by the coding sequence GTGAGTGCCCCTCTCCCCCCATTCGGCGCGACGGTTGCGCCGCGCCCCACCACGCTCTCTGCGCGTGCCGGGCATCTGCTGGCGGCAGGGCCGCTCGACGTGGTGACGCTCATGTGTCGGGTCTGTCAGGTGCAGCGGCTGCACCCTGAGGCAGCCGAGCGGATGGCCCTGGCTCTTCTTGGCGGCAAGCCCGAGTTTCAGCGGCTCCCCAGCGGTCACTGGGCGCTGTCAGCGCACGGGAGCGCTCCTGGGGCAGGGGCGAGTCCCGCCGCGCCTCGGCTCGCGGACATCGCCTTTGCGGTCGTCGATGTGGAAACCACCGGCACGCAGGCCGCGAGCGGCGACCGCATTACCGAGATCGCCATCGTACAGGTGCGGGGCGGGGACGTGGCCGAGGTGTTCAGTCGGCTCGTCAACCCAGGTCGGCCCATTCCCCCGTATATTACGGCGTTGACGCAGATCAGCTGGGACATGGTGCGCGATCAGCCGCCGTTCGCCGAGATTGCCCCCCTGGTGATGGAGCGTCTCGCCGGGGCGGTGTTCGTGGCGCACAACGCCGCCTTCGACTGGCGTTTCGTGGGGGAGGAGTTGCGCCGGGGGGCCGGGCACGTGCTGTCCGGGCCCCGCCTCTGTACCGTGCGACTCGCGCGCAAGCTGCTCCCCGACCTGCCAAGACGGTCGCTTGATCACCTTACGCGCTACTTCGGCATCGAGATCGAGGCGCGCCACCGCGCCGCCGGCGACGCCCTGGCCACGGCGCATGCCCTCTGCCGCATGCTGCGTGTTGCGGAACAGGAGGGGTATCACACGTGGCACGATCTGGAGCAGCTGCTCGCCCCGTCGTCGGTACGCCGCGCTGTCTCTGCCCGGGATCGCCGCCGCCGTGCCTTTCCGCTTCCTGCCAGTGAGGACAACATCGCGTGA
- a CDS encoding MBL fold metallo-hydrolase, which yields MNDRLPAGFPAPLLETRTVGRLTVHAIQAGGQQLDGGAMFGVVPKTLWSRRLEADEKNRIPLGMRCLLIEHDDGLLLLDTGLGNKENAKFHDIYGVENRGEDDRTALEDGLRAAGFTADDVSLVINTHLHFDHAGGNSWRAPSGEVLPTFRRARYLVQAGELDYAEHTNERTAASYFPANWHPVVVAGQLDVVRGEQEVRPGITVRPTPGHTPHHQSVIIRSGGETLCFLGDLIPTSHHLPLPWIMGYDVEPLVTLESKRALLAQALREEWLLVFEHDAHVGFGRLAHDGKSYHLVAAG from the coding sequence GTGAACGACCGGTTACCCGCGGGGTTTCCCGCGCCCCTGCTCGAAACGCGCACCGTCGGCCGTCTGACCGTACACGCCATCCAGGCGGGCGGGCAGCAACTCGACGGCGGGGCCATGTTCGGTGTGGTTCCCAAGACGCTCTGGTCGCGGCGTCTGGAGGCGGATGAGAAGAACCGTATCCCGCTGGGGATGCGCTGCCTGCTCATCGAACACGATGACGGGCTGTTGCTGCTCGATACCGGATTGGGGAACAAGGAAAACGCCAAGTTCCACGACATCTACGGTGTCGAGAACCGGGGGGAAGACGATCGGACCGCCCTCGAAGATGGACTTCGCGCCGCCGGGTTCACCGCGGACGACGTTTCGCTGGTCATCAACACGCATCTGCACTTCGATCATGCTGGTGGCAACAGCTGGCGCGCGCCGTCCGGTGAGGTGCTGCCGACGTTTCGCAGGGCGCGCTACCTCGTGCAGGCGGGCGAGCTCGACTATGCCGAGCACACAAACGAGCGCACGGCCGCGAGCTATTTCCCCGCCAACTGGCATCCCGTGGTGGTTGCCGGGCAGCTCGACGTCGTGCGGGGGGAGCAGGAGGTGCGGCCCGGCATCACCGTGCGTCCGACCCCCGGGCATACGCCGCACCATCAGAGCGTGATCATCCGATCAGGTGGGGAGACGCTGTGCTTTCTGGGTGACCTGATCCCCACAAGCCATCACCTGCCACTGCCGTGGATTATGGGGTACGATGTGGAGCCGCTGGTGACACTCGAGTCCAAGCGGGCGCTATTGGCCCAGGCGCTGCGCGAAGAGTGGTTGCTGGTATTCGAGCATGACGCCCACGTGGGTTTCGGGCGTTTGGCCCACGACGGCAAGTCGTACCACCTGGTCGCGGCAGGCTGA
- the pheT gene encoding phenylalanine--tRNA ligase subunit beta: MIVSHEWIKQFVAHELSAPDVGETLSRHCVTLDRIEMLGAHLSAFVVAQVVEAGRHPNSDHLWVTKVDDGSGTLLDVVCGAPNVVAGHKYPFARSGTVMPGGLKIEKRKIRGETSNGMLCSARELGLGDEHNGILTLDTEAAPGSPLLDVLALADARLDLDVLPNRPDLLSHLGVAREVSAITGVPLGAVPAELSAPPSSLVAKTGVAAVQGEYAAVRVEDARACPRYVAVIIKGVSVGPSPAWLTQRLEAIGARSISNIVDATNYVLHGFGQPVHAFDLATLAERQIVVRATRAEERIVTLDGTDRPLATDTVCICDADAPVALAGVMGGQRSEVTASTTDVLLEVAVFEPRFVRAVRKAVGLNTDASYRYERGIDAGNTQDVARLAAALITQVAGGEVVEVLDVGAAPVARAAVSLRPARLARLLGMTVPVTEITRHLEALGCIVAGDGDTLAVQPPSWRHDLLLEVDLIEEVARLVGFDALPDELRPFRPGSAPDHPMHLASRRVRDVLVAAGLAEARPMPFTATGDEASPRVRNPLAEDEPFLRASILDTLARRAEYNLSRMQGNLRLFEIGNVFLPRAARLPREELRMGALLMGTRRPAHFTEPAPPAFDAWDAKALAESAARAAFPGRTVRMVAVEGTPAWQVEVDGRGTVGMVQAVTLDRPAWATEAWGVELSLGVLSSEDVAPHGTHAHAPAEREGGATITVRVSPLPTTPAAEFDVALLVPDALAAATVEHAIVTAGGELLEQVQLFDEFRGAGIPAGMRSLAWRLTWRHPERTLRDKEIEGRRARLLELLEKDLGVRPRAT, translated from the coding sequence ATGATCGTTTCGCACGAGTGGATCAAGCAGTTCGTCGCGCACGAACTCTCCGCCCCGGACGTCGGCGAGACCCTCAGCCGTCATTGCGTCACCCTCGACCGCATCGAAATGCTGGGGGCGCATCTCTCGGCGTTCGTGGTGGCGCAGGTGGTCGAGGCCGGTCGGCACCCCAATTCCGATCATCTGTGGGTCACCAAGGTCGATGATGGCAGCGGCACCCTCCTCGACGTGGTCTGCGGCGCGCCCAACGTGGTGGCAGGGCACAAGTATCCCTTCGCGCGCTCCGGCACGGTCATGCCCGGAGGGCTCAAGATCGAGAAGCGAAAGATCCGGGGCGAAACGTCGAACGGCATGCTGTGCTCGGCCCGCGAACTGGGGCTGGGTGACGAGCACAACGGCATCCTGACGCTCGATACGGAGGCGGCGCCCGGTTCTCCGCTGCTCGACGTGCTGGCCCTCGCCGATGCCCGCCTCGATCTCGATGTGCTGCCGAATCGTCCCGACCTGCTGTCGCACCTTGGCGTGGCGCGCGAAGTGAGTGCCATTACCGGGGTACCGCTGGGCGCGGTGCCGGCAGAGCTGAGCGCCCCCCCGTCGTCGCTTGTCGCCAAGACGGGAGTCGCGGCGGTGCAGGGGGAGTACGCCGCGGTGCGTGTGGAGGACGCACGCGCCTGCCCGCGCTATGTGGCCGTGATCATCAAGGGCGTCTCGGTGGGGCCAAGCCCCGCTTGGCTCACGCAGCGCCTCGAGGCGATCGGTGCCCGGAGCATCAGCAACATCGTCGACGCCACCAACTACGTGCTGCACGGTTTCGGACAGCCGGTGCACGCCTTTGACCTGGCCACGCTGGCGGAGCGCCAGATCGTGGTGCGCGCCACGCGCGCTGAAGAGCGTATCGTCACGCTGGACGGCACCGATCGCCCGCTGGCGACGGATACCGTCTGCATCTGCGATGCGGACGCGCCGGTGGCACTTGCCGGCGTCATGGGTGGACAGCGCAGCGAAGTCACCGCATCCACGACCGACGTCCTGCTCGAAGTCGCGGTCTTCGAGCCGCGGTTCGTGCGGGCAGTTCGCAAGGCGGTGGGGCTCAATACCGATGCCAGCTATCGCTACGAGCGAGGCATCGACGCGGGCAACACCCAGGACGTGGCCCGTTTGGCGGCGGCGCTCATCACGCAGGTGGCCGGTGGTGAGGTCGTCGAGGTGCTCGACGTGGGAGCGGCACCAGTCGCGAGAGCGGCAGTGTCGCTGCGTCCCGCCAGGCTGGCACGCCTCCTTGGCATGACCGTTCCGGTTACCGAGATCACGCGGCATCTCGAAGCGCTCGGGTGCATCGTCGCCGGCGATGGTGACACGCTCGCCGTCCAGCCGCCGTCGTGGCGGCATGATCTGCTGCTCGAGGTGGACCTGATCGAGGAAGTGGCTCGGCTGGTGGGGTTTGACGCGCTCCCGGACGAGTTGCGACCGTTCCGACCCGGATCGGCGCCGGATCATCCGATGCACCTCGCCTCTCGTCGGGTGCGCGATGTGCTCGTGGCCGCGGGGCTTGCCGAAGCCCGACCCATGCCCTTCACCGCCACGGGTGACGAGGCGTCGCCGCGGGTTCGCAATCCGCTGGCGGAGGATGAGCCGTTTCTTCGGGCATCGATCCTCGACACGCTGGCCCGTCGGGCCGAGTACAACCTGTCGCGCATGCAGGGTAACCTGCGCCTCTTTGAAATCGGCAACGTGTTTCTGCCTCGAGCCGCCCGACTGCCGCGGGAGGAGCTACGTATGGGGGCGCTGCTCATGGGCACGCGCCGTCCGGCGCACTTCACCGAGCCGGCGCCGCCCGCCTTCGACGCCTGGGACGCGAAGGCGTTGGCCGAGAGCGCAGCGCGTGCCGCCTTCCCCGGGCGTACGGTGCGCATGGTGGCGGTAGAGGGAACGCCCGCCTGGCAGGTGGAGGTCGATGGGCGCGGCACCGTTGGTATGGTGCAGGCGGTCACGCTCGATCGTCCCGCGTGGGCGACCGAGGCCTGGGGCGTGGAACTGTCCCTCGGGGTGCTCTCCTCCGAGGATGTGGCTCCGCATGGCACGCACGCGCATGCCCCCGCCGAGCGGGAGGGTGGCGCCACCATCACGGTTCGTGTGTCACCGCTTCCCACGACACCAGCCGCCGAGTTCGACGTGGCCTTGCTGGTCCCCGATGCCCTGGCGGCGGCGACGGTCGAGCACGCCATCGTCACGGCAGGAGGCGAATTGCTGGAGCAGGTGCAGCTCTTCGATGAGTTCCGCGGTGCGGGCATTCCGGCCGGTATGCGCAGTCTGGCGTGGCGGCTGACCTGGCGGCATCCGGAGCGCACGCTGCGCGACAAGGAGATCGAAGGGCGACGGGCCCGTCTGCTGGAGCTGCTCGAAAAGGACCTGGGGGTCCGTCCGCGTGCGACCTGA